Within the Rosa rugosa chromosome 2, drRosRugo1.1, whole genome shotgun sequence genome, the region aatcatgGAAGCCAAAAGTCTTACAccaaactctgtatataatcagccacttcaatgcacACCTCGTCAATATCATTTTGGCTATATGATTTGCGCGCCTTTACTGCCCACTAGAAATGTATAAAACAACATATAAGTCACAATCATTAGGTAAAATCCCACAGTTCACTCAAAGTAGGATAAAGCCTTACCTCTTTCCTTAAAACATGTGTTATCAATAAGGGACCCTATAAGTAATGTAACAAAATTCTTCAACCAGGGGTGCACAGATCTCCTCATATTTTCTGGAAATATAAAGTATTTTGTCAAAATCATGTGCCAAGTGTAAAAGAGAACAAAATATAAGATGAACAATCAATACATAAGTAATTTTAACACACTGCAAACAAAGAAGGATGTAAGTTCTTACGACCTTGTGAttaattgttttctttgttcttttttctttctcagccTTGTGCTTATACCAAACCCAAAGTCCAATCAACATCCCTTATTATTTTACTCAAAAAGATATATCTCTCTCTAGAAGTCTATTAAAACCATAATTAAAATCTCCACCCCTCTTTTCACTTATGCACCTTGAAAGTATTTAATACAGTTGATCAGGATCACTGACCAGCAAATAAGTATATGGATATCAAATATATCGCAGTTGATCACAGTTGCttaatttcaatatttcatgATCACAGTTGCTTATTTTAATATTTCAACTGTAACACTGCAGTGTAACACTTGTAACATTCttttgaaacaaaacaaaaaaaatgaacagAACAATGATGCTGAGGATGACACAGAGGTATAGTGGTGAAATAGAATGAGACAATGATCGAAAATTATAGAAGGTTGAATATCCAATATTTTTCAAGTTTAACATGTCATTGGAGAGCTAGTTGGCTGGATCAGTTATCGTGATCATTCACTTTCACCAACTAATTAGTCATTATATATAGGGGCTAACAGTTGAGCTGAAATATAAAACCACGATTTTAGATCATAAATATGCAGTACTACCCTGCATTAGTATCCCAGGTAAATAAACAGCTGGAAATCCAAGTATGGCACATAAGATGAATCATGCTATGTCTCAATGATCTGAACAATTTTGCAGATCCGATTATTTGTTTCAACATTCTGTTGTTTAAACTGTATAATCAAAGTGAAAGAGCAGGTGAAGTACAGCAAAAATAGATAGATAGTACAGAATTTTCAAGTACACAAATCATTAAGGCAGTTGATATCTGATGGTAAGTACATCACACATGGTCAGCTGAAATATACATCATAGATTCATAGGGGGAATGCATCTCCAACTTTATATACATCACTGCAACTGAACCATTTATGTCTGAAAAAATAGTTCAGAGAAGAATTGTAGTTTTCAAAACTTTATGGATATGTAGTCACAGGATGTACTACAATAGATAACTGAATGGCAGATATTGGCCTTCCAATTTTGGCTCCCTTTTCAGATAGTTTATAAATCAGAAGCATATTTTTTCAAACAAACTATTTGTGGTTTATATATAGAAACAGATAGTACTTTTAAATTTAAAGTTGGTGATTTAAAGTTTGGGCTGTGCTACCTGTAATGTGGCTGCTGCATATCATAATCTGGGCAGATTATTAGTTGACTCAGTGGCTTTTTCCTCATTTGCTTCGAGCAGGGGCAGGCTGCATAGAACCACCCATCTTCTGGCACAAACCTGGTTAATGTAGCTTTGCAATAGAACAGCTTGTCCTGAGATGTAAGGCAGAATATGTTTACTGTTGATATATTTAGAGATGTAAATACATTGCGAATGAAAAAAATATAGTTGAAAGTAATTCATGTTGTGAATAAATTGTTTACTGTGGATATATTTAGGGATGTAAATACATTGCTGACGAAAAAAATATAGTTAAAAGTAATTCATGTTGTGAATAAAGTGTTGAATGAGTTTCTATAGCTGGTTGTGAATCAAGTAATTGACTATCTACATTGTTTACCTTCTATATGGCTGGATCCAAGATGTTTAAttctttgagtttttttttttctcaattgcCTCTTACTCTTTAGGACTCATTAGCTGCTTAGGTAGACTTGATAAGATAATCACAGTATGATACGGACCTGcaaatctgttttttttttttttttttttttttttaacacaacAAAGCAGTCGATAGATGTTAAACCATGAAACATTTGGTACTATTCTGAAAACATAGAAATCCTAATTATACTGAATAATTAAACATTCATTACTATCAACTTATTTTAATGAAATGTTCCTCACTTGTAACACTGCAGGAATGTTTGATATCCATGATCAAATGTTACACTTGTAACTTAATTTTAATATTTCATGATCAAATGTTCCTCACTTGTAACACTGCAGTTGATCACAATTTCAATATTTCATGATCACAATTGCTTATTTTAATGATCACAGTTACTTAGAGCCCATGTAACACTGTAGGAATGTTCTCCCTGAGAAGCAAAACAATTGCAACAGAGGAATCATAGTGAGTACCTAAGAAGCACCGAAACGGGTACGAGTTTCCGGATACGATACGATCGGAAACGTGGAAACGGCAAATCTTAAATGTATTAGGAAACGGGTACGTGAAGGAAATgccaattaaatatatatatatatatatatatatatatatatatatataattagaaaaaaaaatatgaaacataaacaagaCTAATTAGGTGGCAGTATTTTAATGGGCAACCTCTGATAGACTTGCCTTTATACTAGGCTACTTTGTACTATCTTTTCTctaattaaatgcaaactactGACCCCTATCTCCCTCTGTCTCTCGTCCCCCACCACCTGCTTTTCTCTATTCTCTTATTCTTTTTTAATCATTCTTACACGGTTTCATCAGCAactattcttcttctctcctcctcctccttcttatTCACTTCTTCTTCGTATTCAACTATTTTAGTCTTATAGAGCCCAAGCAAGCAGCAGCCATGGTGTTCTCAAGACTGAGCTTTGCCGCTTCAGTGGCGCCGAGATCTACCCGGGTAGGGGCATCAAATTCATCCGCTCCGATTCTCAGGTTAAACACCAAAGCCTAActgcacctctctctctctgtgatcgATTTCTATACTCATCGGCTCCATCACTAATACTGGAGTTGTGGCTTGGTTTAGCTTTCTTGTTCCTGAAtttcaagtgcaagaggtacttCCACAAATGGAACCGAAGAATCGTGAAACGGAAATCGGTTCGGGTTTTGCTCGGTTTAGGACGTTTCCACGTTTTCTGGCGTTTCCGCAAACCGTTTCCAAACCCAGATAGGCGTTTCCGAGGCGTTTCCGACCCGTTTCCCGTTTCGATACGGGAAACGCGGGCATTTTCGCGTTTCCGTGCATCATAGGTGAGTACCCTACAtaatcaaagcaaatagagaagACCTACATCTCCGCAATGCATTATATATGCAGAGAATTCATGAGTTCCTAATTCATGCTGAAGAAGACAATGAACCCAAGACTTTGTATGTTTCAAAGGATAAAGTCcacaactccaaaaaaaaaagtacagaaGCATCATAATAATACAAATCTACCATCCAATAAGATCACAATAAGACCACAAAATCACCGGATCAAAAtccaaaaatcaaaactttaatGCAAGACAATACCAATTGGATCCAAAAGAGGGGTCATGAATGGAATTACCTctgaaggtaaaaaaaaaacactacaaCCACAACTAATATAAGCAAGAAGCTATTAGCCTATTACAAAAGAAGTCCAAGGCATGAATCAAAGTGCAGTAACACATTCTTGAAGCCAAGAAAAATAGTATGTGGAAGCATTACCAGGCCTTATAAAATCGGAGAGACCAAAATCAATAACCCTCACTGAAGCATCCTCTTCTCTTGTGGCAAAACGAAAATTCTGCCAAGCAGTCATATGAAAAGAGTTATTGATAATAGGTTCGGACGAGAACTGAAGATGTAAACAAACTACATGTGGAGGGGACTTTCAATACTATTCCATCCAAATACAAGAAAGTAGTGGAAAGTAGAAACTCTGAATTTAGTTGTACCTCTGGCTTTAGATCACAATGCACAACATCTTGAAGATGACAATAGGCAATAACACTTAAAATTTGCACAACAATAACTTTAGCATCTTCTTCTGTGTATCTTCCACCCCTGCCACAAGGAGTTACTGAGAATACATCAAACTGAAATCATAAATCTGAAAGTGCCCAACCACAAGTTTCAATATAAAGAATATAAATCTACCTGGACAAAATTTTATCCAGTAGTTCTCCACCTTTACACAACCTGAAAGTGAAAGAAATGAGAGAAAATCatatcaaatttcaaaacaggtttttctgccAACAAAAGTGTTCATTCTTCTCAGTTCTAAGACTAGGcttaatatatgtgtgtgtgtgtgcgtgtgcgtgtgtgtgttcataaaacTAAACCATAAACAACAATACAAATGATGTCCCAACAAGGCTGACTCCTATAAATTGGTGTGAAGGAATAagactaaaagaaaaattacacgTACTCCATGACTATGTAGACATTATTGGCATCCTCAAATGCATCATAAAATCTGACCAGATTCTTATGTCTAGATAATGCTTTCAGTATTTTTACCTCTCTACGGACATCTTCAATAGCTATTGCTGTTGTCATCTGCAAAGAATCACTTAATTAGTAACCAATACGACTTCAAACAAAAACTTGTGTGATGACCATATAATACGACTTCAAAGAGCTAAATTAGATAGGATACAGCAAGATAAGATCAATAAATTGAACCAATAATCTGATacaagcaaaacccatcaagagaaacaatcaaaatttccCTCCAAATAGTTGAAAGAATCCAATTAGATAAAGGACCAGATCTGTGACCCAATAACATGTAATCAAAAGGAGCAAACTTTACATAAGAGAAAAGGAAGCAAAGACAAAGAGATCGCAAAGCAAATGCAGAGAAAGAAAAGGTACCTCATAAACCAAGTCGAAGAGGGATCGGAGAGTCGGAGGCGATGAGGAAGGCTCGACGCGTTTCAGAACCCCTTTTTGAttagagggggagagagagagagagagagagaggaaaacaaaaggaaaagaggAATAAGGGATGCTGTGGTACGACCTCGAAGAAGAGCAGAAGCATAACGATGGAGGAGGCGAGAGTGATGACGTCGCCGGGAAGGCTACCACTGTAGAAATCTTCATTGATTTTGGGTTTGATCCGTAGCTTGTTCAACATATTCTCCATAGtttatagagagagaaagtgagagtcgggggggggggggggggggggatgggtttgggtttgagggagggggagagagatagGATTTGGAAGGAGTGAGAGTCATTAGGGTTCGAAAGTTTCAGAGAAAGTTTTCTGTTTCAATTTTGGGGTTGGGTGCAATTATTTTTCTAAGTgcgaaagttttgagttttagtccccgcttcttcatttcacttaaaatacttagcgctttttgcaaaaataggttcccgcaaattttcaaacaaaacttttaacaccggtcattttaagaactgatgttaatgatatacatttaaatcggtattttcgtaaaacgatgttagattacttttttacatcgtgggcaagtctgaccgatttaaaataTGCGATGTCTAataacataattctagtagtggtcATATCCATATACAAATCTTCTATGAAACAACTTCGCTAAAACCTATCAATCTTGATTTTGCAACATGTAGGCAATGGAACTGAGATATTGATAGAAGCACCACCTTGCTTTGATTATACTAGCCAAGAAATACCATCTATGTTTTAGTATATTTCAATATACGATAGAGCATATCTATATGTTTTATAACCCTAAAAAATTTGTAATAAGCAATAACGAAAGAAGTCTTACCTTCTTTTGTAAACTGGATATTGAGACTTGTTGGCTCCTATTCAATAGTTGCAAGCTGCACAAATTAGACAAGTTAATGAATAACTATTAGCTCCATAAGAACCAAAGACACAACAAGACCCCATATATTCACAGTTCTAGATGTGTtaacagacaaaaaaaaaaaacaataacagaaacaggaaaaagaaaaagaaaaaccaaattAAATGCTAACCCAAATTAAACACCAGATCTAAAGTTATTGAGATTACCTTTCCAATAGACTTAAGCTCACGTCCAATGGGTCCAAAAATTGTAGGTCAACTTCAATAGGCCATACCTGAATGCCAAATATGAATCAGCTAAAGGTTTAAAAACGAATAATACAACCAAGTAAAGGTAAATAGCACCAAAATTCAAACTTAAAATGCCTATGACACAAGCACAGTAATCAAAAGTATCCAGCATTAAGATTCTCCCTGTTTTACAATTTAAAATGTGATCTCTCAAACACACTTATCAAGCGCAGTATCTGATAGATGATAATGAATTGATAATACTCGTTTCCTAAGGGACTTTTTTACAGATTATTAATAAAAGTAGAACATACATCAGCAAGCTTAGAAGTTAAAAGTAATAACTTTGTGGTAATATGAGAAAAGGAAAGTCAATACACCGGTTAAATTATAAAGCAATGTCTTCTGAGCTCTTGGACCCAATCTGGCAAGCCTCTCCAGTTCTTCTATAGTTAGACCTACACAAAGATATTAttctgaataaaaaaaaaaaatcatgtaaTCAAGTCCCCCAGAGTAATAATCTGTAAAAAAGTCCCTTAGGAAACGAGTATTATCAATTCATTATCATCTATCAGTATCTACTTTCCTCTGAATCAGAAGActaaatcataaaaaaaaagctCTGAAATTAATTAGATCTAATAAACAGAAACTCAAAAGGAGGTCAAATCTTTTATGCTGACAAATGAAGCTATAACCTATTTTGAATTTGGTTGTAGCTCTAATTTTAACATTGTGACAGGTTATCCGGTTGCAATGATATACTATGCATTCTCCTTAAGTCTGTCAAAACTTCTGTTTCCCAAACCATATCCAATAGCCAACCGATACGAAGTCATACACCCACATGCATTCTCCAATTCTATATACAAATGATCTAAAATGCAGAAGAATAGAGTCAGATATAAAGACCTATGCAAGAGTCAGAGTCAGAGTCAGATATAGAGTcagaa harbors:
- the LOC133733616 gene encoding CDPK-related kinase 7-like isoform X3; this encodes MKISTVVAFPATSSLSPPPSLCFCSSSRSYHSIPYSSFPFVFLSLSLSLSPSNQKGVLKRVEPSSSPPTLRSLFDLVYEMTTAIAIEDVRREVKILKALSRHKNLVRFYDAFEDANNVYIVMELCKGGELLDKILSRGGRYTEEDAKVIVVQILSVIAYCHLQDVVHCDLKPENFRFATREEDASVRVIDFGLSDFIRPDLQVRIIL
- the LOC133733616 gene encoding CDPK-related kinase 7-like isoform X2, whose protein sequence is MKISTVVAFPATSSLSPPPSLCFCSSSRSYHSIPYSSFPFVFLSLSLSLSPSNQKGVLKRVEPSSSPPTLRSLFDLVYEMTTAIAIEDVRREVKILKALSRHKNLVRFYDAFEDANNVYIVMELCKGGELLDKILSRGGRYTEEDAKVIVVQILSVIAYCHLQDVVHCDLKPENFRFATREEDASVRVIDFGLSDFIRPGRTFLQCYMGSK
- the LOC133733616 gene encoding CDPK-related kinase 7-like isoform X1; its protein translation is MKISTVVAFPATSSLSPPPSLCFCSSSRSYHSIPYSSFPFVFLSLSLSLSPSNQKGVLKRVEPSSSPPTLRSLFDLVYEMTTAIAIEDVRREVKILKALSRHKNLVRFYDAFEDANNVYIVMELCKGGELLDKILSRGGRYTEEDAKVIVVQILSVIAYCHLQDVVHCDLKPENFRFATREEDASVRVIDFGLSDFIRPGQAVLLQSYINQVCARRWVVLCSLPLLEANEEKATESTNNLPRL